One Calonectris borealis chromosome 15, bCalBor7.hap1.2, whole genome shotgun sequence DNA segment encodes these proteins:
- the GEMIN5 gene encoding gem-associated protein 5 isoform X1, whose amino-acid sequence MAAAVAGVRVLPASPNWYSSRCSDASSDGRLFGFAARHRVCLLDVSAAAPAFYGELIGHTDRISGFTFCHCPGQSSLCASSSDDGSVKIWDTEALAAVGEYSLHQNTISALHWSPLVKDLIVSGDEKGIIVCYWHNRSDSQQFFPEPRTIFCLTCSPHHENLVAIGYKDGMVVIIDISRKREVLHRLRGHDDEIHCLAWCPLPGEERLPAWQDELQVVPSEEGKVPNGELTQDAAMKKGCYLASGSKDQTIRIWSCTRGRSVLTLKLPPTKRRGGAVDPAVKERIWLTVHWPSGRSSEIVSSCFGGELLLWDLTQSGKRKWTLLGSSEGQNHSRIVFNLSSVKHQDKELLFSISMDRDVKCWDLSTLDCSWTMPSLGGFVYSLAFSPVDTGCLAIGVGDSMIRVWNTLSMNNIYDVKTFWQSIKSKVTALSWHPTKEGCLAFGTDDGKVGIFDTFSSNAKNKPPQISSTYHKKTVYTLVWGPPTPPLSSGGEGEQPSVTLYSCAGEGIVFQHNPWKLNGEANDINKVIRDTNSIKHKLPARTEISWKPDGKLLALGNEDGSIEIFQAPNLKLLCTIQQHHKLINAIRWHHEHGSQPELSNLIASGSINATIYVHNLKSVIESTSESPLTITEPFRTLAGHTAKITSLSWSPHHEGRLVSACYDGTAQVWDVMKEEPLCNYRGHQGRLLSVQWSPVDSDSVYTGADDFSVHKWHISKQEHTLPPQGRKSIELEKKRSMQPKVKTKKKKKPIGKSPAKQDLSDAMNGDESAKEMLLEENGVSDHEGEKEAQETELPDKVSMTVSKDTSSSAYDYSSFSLPMHFVTQKATPVKKDPPKEKPTPDASLKKRKPRSILPFSTFMDHRSKDELHQDCLRLATCLKTKDNNEDESPDLKDRIHLGLFTDRASLHKMIDVEGKHHLENGHPELFQQLMLWKGDMKGVLQAAAERGELTDQLVAISPMVGYQAWVWTVEAFAKQLCFQEQYVKAASHLLSIHKVYEAVELLKVNHFYREAIVIAKARLRPEDPILRDLYTSWAALLEKDGHYSMAAKCYLGASSPYDAVKVLAKKGDVTSLKTAAELALISGEEELSATLSFRCAQDLLLSRNWVGAQEVLQQHKTLFGQRLVFCLNELLCKCLSERNPCDRKSPVPPCYHSWELNREASFFDMVIEVWQNVLGMDTTEQATCAREQLRSIEHPPSTSNTHPKQVLFHISHDLTLASLSYQAATWDEAVKSILGAVTRSYDAGNFTLMQEICSIILPEGCDNLRHKLDSTNSQSMDACRSLEGFVAYGLLYDLWWNPPKDSLVLQKAVLDPVLCPSEQTALEKSGVSGQSSFEETPDQTAVEMDENLCNTTEVRRCETESDSRTSSVNLVDRQSKLNGCKVLLSEEIAALQNTQRDIAEVQQILADMIRQHQQQRNNLQENTNGSTQESNMQQSSETESDKPCSGSSQMNCKDEVKEPIMLPELTKQLLKAKQKLAEFPDNLKVFPFPDVLECCLVLLHIGPQCPPALHEEALDLLRKHGSASLHKKAGRRFLT is encoded by the exons ATGGCGGCGGCAGTGGCGGGGGTGCGGGTGCTGCCCGCCTCGCCCAACTGGTACAGCAGCCGCTGCAGCGACGCCAGCAGCGATGGCCGCCTCTTCGGCTTCGCGGCGAGGCACCGCGTCTGCCTGCTGGATGTCAGCGCCGCCGCACCCGCGTTTTACG GAGAGCTCATCGGGCACACGGACCGGATCTCCGGGTTCACGTTTTGCCACTGCCCCGGGCAGAGCAGCCTCTGCGCCAGCAGCTCCGACGACGGGAGCGTCAAAATCTGGGACACGGAGGCCCTGGCTGCGGTGGGGGAGTACAGCCTGCACCAG aacacCATCTCAGCGTTGCACTGGTCACCCCTTGTGAAAGATTTGATTGTATCTGGTGATGAAAAAGGTATAATTGTTTGTTACTGGCATAACAGAAGTGACAGCCAGCAGTTCTTCCCAGAGCCTCGGACAATTTTTTGTCTCACTTGTTCTCCTCACCATGAAAACCTGGTGGCAATTGG CTACAAGGATGGCATGGTGGTTATAATTGATATCAGCAGGAAAAGAGAAGTTCTTCATCGCCTAAGAGGCCATGACGATGAAATACATTGTCTGGCCTGGTGCCCTCTGCCTGGTGAAGAAAGGTTACCTGCTTGGCAAGATGAGCTCCAAG TAGTTCCTTCAGAGGAAGGCAAAGTTCCAAACGGGGAGCTGACACAGGACGCAGCCATGAAGAAAGGTTGTTACCTGGCTTCAGGAAGCAAAGATCAGACCATACGAATATGGAGCTGTACTAGAGGCAGAA GTGTATTGACTTTGAAGTTGCCACCCACGAAGAGAAGAGGTGGAGCCGTTGATCCCGCTGTTAAAGAGCGCATTTGGCTGACTGTTCACTGGCCTTCTGGTCGTTCCTCAGAAATTGTATCCAGCTGTTTTGG AGGAGAACTGCTACTCTGGGATTTGACCCAATCTGGAAAACGCAAGTGGACTCTTCTAGGATCTTCAGAAGGACAAAATCACTCCCGTATTGTGTTCAATCTGAGTTCCGTGAAGCATCAAGACAAAGAgctccttttttccatttcaatggACAGAGAT GTGAAGTGCTGGGACCTGTCAACTCTCGATTGTAGCTGGACTATGCCCTCGCTTGGGGGATTTGTCTATAGTCTTGCCTTCTCCCCAGTGGACACAGGCTGTCTTGCCATCGGTGTTGGAGACAGCATGATCCGGGTGTGGAATACTTTGTCCATGAACAATATTTATGATGTTAAAACCTTCTGGCAAAGCATAAAGTCCAAGGTTACAGCA tTATCCTGGCATCCAACTAAGGAAGGCTGCTTGGCCTTTGGAACGGATGATGGAAAAGTTGGCATATTTGACACCTTCTCCAGCAA TGCTAAGAATAAGCCACCTCAGATCTCCAGTACTTACCACAAGAAGACTGTATACACATTAGTCTGGGGGCCTCCAACTCCTCCTCTGTCTTCTG GAGGAGAAGGTGAACAGCCCTCTGTAACGTTATATAGTTGTGCTGGAGAAGGTATTGTTTTTCAACACAACCCCTGGAAGCTTAATGGAGAGGCAAATGACATCAACAAAGTCATCCGAGACACTAATTCAATCAAA CACAAACTGCCTGCACGTACAGAGATCAGCTGGAAACCAGATGGCAAACTCTTGGCTCTTGGCAATGAAGATGG CTCAATTGAAATATTTCAGGCGCCAAACTTGAAGTTGCTCTGCACTATCCAGCAACATCATAAACTGATTAACGCCATTCGTTGGCATCATGAGCATGGGAGCCAGCCAGAGCTGAGTAACTTGATAGCTTCAGGCTCAATCAATGCCACTATTTATGTGCATAATCTGAAGAGCGTCATAG agagcACTTCAGAAAGTCCTTTGACAATAACAGAGCCTTTTCGAACTCTGGCTGGGCACACAGCTAAAATCACAAGTCTTTCTTGGAGCCCCCACCATGAGGGAAGATTGGTATCTGCTTGCTATGATGGCACTGCACAG GTATGGGATGTTATGAAGGAAGAGCCACTCTGCAACTACCGAGGGCACCAGGGCCGGCTACTGAGTGTCCAGTGGTCACCAGTGGATTCAGATTCTGTTTATACAGGAGCAGATGATTTTTCTGTTCACAAATGGCACATCTCAAAGCAGGAGCATACACTGCCTCCGCAGG GCAGAAAGAGTATagaattagagaaaaaaagaagtatgcaACCAAAAGTCAAaaccaagaagaagaaaaagcctaTAGGAAAGAGTCCAGCCAAGCAGGATCTAAGTGACGCCATGAATGGAGATGAGAGCGCGAAGGAAATGTTACTAGAGGAAAACGGAGTGTCGGAccatgaaggagaaaaagaagctcAGGAGACAGAGTTGCCTGATAAAGTCTCCATGACTG TGTCCAAGGATACATCTTCATCTGCATATGATTATTCTTCATTCAGCTTGCCAATGCATTTTGTGACCCAGAAAGCCACTCCTGTGAAAAAGGATCCACCTAAAGAGAAACCAA CTCCTGATGCCTCTCTGAAGAAGAGGAAGCCTCGTTCTATTCTACCCTTCAGCACATTCATGGATCACAGATCAAAAGATGAATTGCATCAGGACTGCTTGAGGCTGGCTACATGTCTGAAAACCAAAG ATAATAATGAAGATGAGTCCCCTGACCTCAAGGATCGCATCCACTTGGGGCTGTTCACAGACAGGGCTTCTCTACACAAGATGATTGATGTGGAAG GAAAGCATCACCTGGAGAATGGGCATCCAGAGCTCTTTCAGCAGCTTATGTTGTGGAAAGGAGATATGAAGGGTGTCCTCCAGGCAGCTGCCGAGAGGGGAGAGCTAACAGACCAGCTGGTAGCAATCTCGCCCATGG TTGGATATCAGGCCTGGGTTTGGACAGTAGAAGCCTTTGCGAAGCAGCTGTGTTTTCAGGAGCAATATGTGAAGGCTGCCTCCCATCTCCTGTCCATCCATAAAGTGTATGAGGCTGTTGAGCTCCTGAAAGTGAACCATTTTTACAG GGAAGCAATTGTAATTGCTAAGGCCAGGTTGCGTCCAGAAGATCCAATTCTGAGGGATCTCTACACCAGTTGGGCAGCTCTGTTAGAGAAAGATGGTCATTATTCCATGGCTGCCAAATG TTATTTGGGGGCTTCCTCACCCTATGATGCAGTTAAGGTGTTGGCAAAAAAGGGGGATGTGACATCCCTTAAAACTGCTGCTGAGCTTGCGCTGATATCTGGAGAGGAGGAGTTGTCAGCAACTTTGTCTTTCAGATGTGCCCAAGACCTGCTGTTATCCAGGAACTGGGTGGGAGCTCAGGAAGTCCTTCAGCAACATAAAACTTTATTT GGACAAAGACTTGTTTTCTGCCTTAACGAACTGCTTTGCAAGTGCCTTAGTGAAAGAAATCCCTGTGACCGAAAGAGCCCTGTGCCTCCCTGTTATCACAGCTGGGAGCTGAACAGAGAGGCCTCATTTTTTGACATGGTGATAGAAGTGTGGCAGAATGTATTGGGCATGGACACCACTGAACAAGCCACATGTGCACGGGAGCAGCTGCGCAGTATTGAGCATCCTCCTTCTACCAGCAACACACACCCAAAGCAG GTGCTTTTCCATATTTCCCATGACCTGACCCTTGCATCCCTGAGCTATCAGGCTGCTACCTGGGATGAGGCAGTGAAAAGTATTCTTGGCGCTGTGACCCGCAGTTATGATGCTGGTAATTTCACTCTGATGCAAGAGATTTGCAGTATCATCCTTCCTGAAG GCTGTGATAACCTGAGACACAAACTGGACAGCACAAATTCTCAGAGCATGGACGCTTGCAGAAGTTTAGAGGGCTTTGTGGCTTACGGACTGCTGTACGATCTGTGGTGGAACCCACCCAAAGACTCCCTTGTCTTGCAAAAGGCTGTGTTGGATCCTGTGCTGTGTCCCAGTGAGCAGACAGCTCTTGAGAAGAGCGGTGTCTCAGGTCAATCCTCCTTTGAAGAAACTCCTGATCAAACTGCAGTTGAGATGGATGAAAACCTCTGCAATACAACGGAAGTTCGTAGGTGTGAGACAGAAAGTGACTCAAGAACTAGCTCAGTCAATTTGGTAGACAGACAGTCAAAACTGAATGGCTGCAAAGTGCTTCTTTCAGAAGAGATTGCTGCTTTACAGAACACCCAGAGAGATATAGCTGAGGTCCAGCAGATTTTAGCAGATATGATCCGCCAGCATCAGCAACAGAGGAACAATCTCCAGGAAAACACAAATGGAAGCACCCAGGAAAGCAACATGCAGCAGAGTTCAGAGACTGAATCAGACAAACCatgctctggcagcagccagaTGAATTG TAAAGATGAAGTAAAGGAACCAATTATGCTCCCTGAGCTAACGAAGCAGCTtctaaaagcaaagcagaaactaGCAGAATTTCCAGACAATTTAAAG gTCTTCCCATTCCCCGACGTGCTGGAGTGCTGCCTTGTACTCCTTCACATTGGACCCCAGTGCCCTCCTGCACTGCACGAAGAGGCATTGGATCTCCTTAGGAAACACGGTAGTGCTAGTCTTCACAAAAAGGCTGGCAGAAGGTTCTTGACATGA
- the CNOT8 gene encoding CCR4-NOT transcription complex subunit 8 codes for MPAALAENSQVICEVWANNLEEEMRKIREIVLSYSYIAMDTEFPGVVVRPIGEFRSSIDYQYQLLRCNVDLLKIIQLGLTFTNEKGEYPSGINTWQFNFKFNLTEDMYSQDSIDLLASSGLQFQKHEEEGIDTLHFAELLMTSGVVLSDSVKWLSFHSGYDFGYMVKLLTDSRLPEEEHEFFHILNLFFPSIYDVKYLMKSCKNLKGGLQEVADQLDLQRIGRQHQAGSDSLLTGMAFFRMKELFFEDTIDDAKYCGRLYGLGTGVAQKQNEDVDSAQEKMSILAIINNMQP; via the exons ATGCCAGCAGCCCTTGCCGAGAACAGCCAGGTTATCTGTGAAGTATGGGCAAACAATCTGGAAGAAGAGATGAGGAAAATTCGAGAGATTGTTCTAAGTTACAGCTACATTGCAATG GACACAGAGTTTCCTGGAGTTGTTGTAAGGCCAATTGGTGAATTCCGCAGTTCCATAGACTATCAATATCAGCTCCTTCGGTGTAACGTTGACCTTCTGAAAATTATCCAGCTGGGTCTGACTTTCACAAATGAGAAAGGAGAATATCCTTCCGGCATCAACACCTGGCAGTTTAACTTTAAATTCAACCTTAC CGAGGACATGTACTCTCAGGATTCCATAGACCTCCTTGCCAGCTCTGGGCTGCAGTTCCAGAAGCACGAAGAAGAGGGGATCGATACCCTGCATTTTGCCGAGTTGCTTATGACATCTGGGGTCGTCCTTAGTGACAGTGTGAAATGGCTGTCCTTCCACAG tggttaTGACTTTGGCTACATGGTGAAGCTGTTGACAGATTCCAGGTTACCAGAAGAGGAACATGAATTTTTCCATATCTTGAACCTTTTCTTCCCATCTATCTATGATGTAAAGTACTTAATGAAGAGCTGCAAAAACCTCAAG GGTGGCCTTCAAGAAGTGGCAGATCAGCTGGATTTGCAGCGAATTGGACGGCAACACCAGGCAGGATCAGACTCTCTTCTCACGGGAATGGCATTCTTCAGAATGAAAGAG ttGTTTTTTGAGGATACAATTGATGATGCAAAGTATTGTGGGCGGCTGTATGGCCTTGGCACAGGAGTGGCTCAGAAACAAAACGAAGATGTGGACTCGGCCCaagagaaaatgagcattttggCTATTATCAACAACATGCAGCCGTGA
- the GEMIN5 gene encoding gem-associated protein 5 isoform X2, whose product MAAAVAGVRVLPASPNWYSSRCSDASSDGRLFGFAARHRVCLLDVSAAAPAFYGELIGHTDRISGFTFCHCPGQSSLCASSSDDGSVKIWDTEALAAVGEYSLHQNTISALHWSPLVKDLIVSGDEKGIIVCYWHNRSDSQQFFPEPRTIFCLTCSPHHENLVAIGYKDGMVVIIDISRKREVLHRLRGHDDEIHCLAWCPLPGEERLPAWQDELQVPSEEGKVPNGELTQDAAMKKGCYLASGSKDQTIRIWSCTRGRSVLTLKLPPTKRRGGAVDPAVKERIWLTVHWPSGRSSEIVSSCFGGELLLWDLTQSGKRKWTLLGSSEGQNHSRIVFNLSSVKHQDKELLFSISMDRDVKCWDLSTLDCSWTMPSLGGFVYSLAFSPVDTGCLAIGVGDSMIRVWNTLSMNNIYDVKTFWQSIKSKVTALSWHPTKEGCLAFGTDDGKVGIFDTFSSNAKNKPPQISSTYHKKTVYTLVWGPPTPPLSSGGEGEQPSVTLYSCAGEGIVFQHNPWKLNGEANDINKVIRDTNSIKHKLPARTEISWKPDGKLLALGNEDGSIEIFQAPNLKLLCTIQQHHKLINAIRWHHEHGSQPELSNLIASGSINATIYVHNLKSVIESTSESPLTITEPFRTLAGHTAKITSLSWSPHHEGRLVSACYDGTAQVWDVMKEEPLCNYRGHQGRLLSVQWSPVDSDSVYTGADDFSVHKWHISKQEHTLPPQGRKSIELEKKRSMQPKVKTKKKKKPIGKSPAKQDLSDAMNGDESAKEMLLEENGVSDHEGEKEAQETELPDKVSMTVSKDTSSSAYDYSSFSLPMHFVTQKATPVKKDPPKEKPTPDASLKKRKPRSILPFSTFMDHRSKDELHQDCLRLATCLKTKDNNEDESPDLKDRIHLGLFTDRASLHKMIDVEGKHHLENGHPELFQQLMLWKGDMKGVLQAAAERGELTDQLVAISPMVGYQAWVWTVEAFAKQLCFQEQYVKAASHLLSIHKVYEAVELLKVNHFYREAIVIAKARLRPEDPILRDLYTSWAALLEKDGHYSMAAKCYLGASSPYDAVKVLAKKGDVTSLKTAAELALISGEEELSATLSFRCAQDLLLSRNWVGAQEVLQQHKTLFGQRLVFCLNELLCKCLSERNPCDRKSPVPPCYHSWELNREASFFDMVIEVWQNVLGMDTTEQATCAREQLRSIEHPPSTSNTHPKQVLFHISHDLTLASLSYQAATWDEAVKSILGAVTRSYDAGNFTLMQEICSIILPEGCDNLRHKLDSTNSQSMDACRSLEGFVAYGLLYDLWWNPPKDSLVLQKAVLDPVLCPSEQTALEKSGVSGQSSFEETPDQTAVEMDENLCNTTEVRRCETESDSRTSSVNLVDRQSKLNGCKVLLSEEIAALQNTQRDIAEVQQILADMIRQHQQQRNNLQENTNGSTQESNMQQSSETESDKPCSGSSQMNCKDEVKEPIMLPELTKQLLKAKQKLAEFPDNLKVFPFPDVLECCLVLLHIGPQCPPALHEEALDLLRKHGSASLHKKAGRRFLT is encoded by the exons ATGGCGGCGGCAGTGGCGGGGGTGCGGGTGCTGCCCGCCTCGCCCAACTGGTACAGCAGCCGCTGCAGCGACGCCAGCAGCGATGGCCGCCTCTTCGGCTTCGCGGCGAGGCACCGCGTCTGCCTGCTGGATGTCAGCGCCGCCGCACCCGCGTTTTACG GAGAGCTCATCGGGCACACGGACCGGATCTCCGGGTTCACGTTTTGCCACTGCCCCGGGCAGAGCAGCCTCTGCGCCAGCAGCTCCGACGACGGGAGCGTCAAAATCTGGGACACGGAGGCCCTGGCTGCGGTGGGGGAGTACAGCCTGCACCAG aacacCATCTCAGCGTTGCACTGGTCACCCCTTGTGAAAGATTTGATTGTATCTGGTGATGAAAAAGGTATAATTGTTTGTTACTGGCATAACAGAAGTGACAGCCAGCAGTTCTTCCCAGAGCCTCGGACAATTTTTTGTCTCACTTGTTCTCCTCACCATGAAAACCTGGTGGCAATTGG CTACAAGGATGGCATGGTGGTTATAATTGATATCAGCAGGAAAAGAGAAGTTCTTCATCGCCTAAGAGGCCATGACGATGAAATACATTGTCTGGCCTGGTGCCCTCTGCCTGGTGAAGAAAGGTTACCTGCTTGGCAAGATGAGCTCCAAG TTCCTTCAGAGGAAGGCAAAGTTCCAAACGGGGAGCTGACACAGGACGCAGCCATGAAGAAAGGTTGTTACCTGGCTTCAGGAAGCAAAGATCAGACCATACGAATATGGAGCTGTACTAGAGGCAGAA GTGTATTGACTTTGAAGTTGCCACCCACGAAGAGAAGAGGTGGAGCCGTTGATCCCGCTGTTAAAGAGCGCATTTGGCTGACTGTTCACTGGCCTTCTGGTCGTTCCTCAGAAATTGTATCCAGCTGTTTTGG AGGAGAACTGCTACTCTGGGATTTGACCCAATCTGGAAAACGCAAGTGGACTCTTCTAGGATCTTCAGAAGGACAAAATCACTCCCGTATTGTGTTCAATCTGAGTTCCGTGAAGCATCAAGACAAAGAgctccttttttccatttcaatggACAGAGAT GTGAAGTGCTGGGACCTGTCAACTCTCGATTGTAGCTGGACTATGCCCTCGCTTGGGGGATTTGTCTATAGTCTTGCCTTCTCCCCAGTGGACACAGGCTGTCTTGCCATCGGTGTTGGAGACAGCATGATCCGGGTGTGGAATACTTTGTCCATGAACAATATTTATGATGTTAAAACCTTCTGGCAAAGCATAAAGTCCAAGGTTACAGCA tTATCCTGGCATCCAACTAAGGAAGGCTGCTTGGCCTTTGGAACGGATGATGGAAAAGTTGGCATATTTGACACCTTCTCCAGCAA TGCTAAGAATAAGCCACCTCAGATCTCCAGTACTTACCACAAGAAGACTGTATACACATTAGTCTGGGGGCCTCCAACTCCTCCTCTGTCTTCTG GAGGAGAAGGTGAACAGCCCTCTGTAACGTTATATAGTTGTGCTGGAGAAGGTATTGTTTTTCAACACAACCCCTGGAAGCTTAATGGAGAGGCAAATGACATCAACAAAGTCATCCGAGACACTAATTCAATCAAA CACAAACTGCCTGCACGTACAGAGATCAGCTGGAAACCAGATGGCAAACTCTTGGCTCTTGGCAATGAAGATGG CTCAATTGAAATATTTCAGGCGCCAAACTTGAAGTTGCTCTGCACTATCCAGCAACATCATAAACTGATTAACGCCATTCGTTGGCATCATGAGCATGGGAGCCAGCCAGAGCTGAGTAACTTGATAGCTTCAGGCTCAATCAATGCCACTATTTATGTGCATAATCTGAAGAGCGTCATAG agagcACTTCAGAAAGTCCTTTGACAATAACAGAGCCTTTTCGAACTCTGGCTGGGCACACAGCTAAAATCACAAGTCTTTCTTGGAGCCCCCACCATGAGGGAAGATTGGTATCTGCTTGCTATGATGGCACTGCACAG GTATGGGATGTTATGAAGGAAGAGCCACTCTGCAACTACCGAGGGCACCAGGGCCGGCTACTGAGTGTCCAGTGGTCACCAGTGGATTCAGATTCTGTTTATACAGGAGCAGATGATTTTTCTGTTCACAAATGGCACATCTCAAAGCAGGAGCATACACTGCCTCCGCAGG GCAGAAAGAGTATagaattagagaaaaaaagaagtatgcaACCAAAAGTCAAaaccaagaagaagaaaaagcctaTAGGAAAGAGTCCAGCCAAGCAGGATCTAAGTGACGCCATGAATGGAGATGAGAGCGCGAAGGAAATGTTACTAGAGGAAAACGGAGTGTCGGAccatgaaggagaaaaagaagctcAGGAGACAGAGTTGCCTGATAAAGTCTCCATGACTG TGTCCAAGGATACATCTTCATCTGCATATGATTATTCTTCATTCAGCTTGCCAATGCATTTTGTGACCCAGAAAGCCACTCCTGTGAAAAAGGATCCACCTAAAGAGAAACCAA CTCCTGATGCCTCTCTGAAGAAGAGGAAGCCTCGTTCTATTCTACCCTTCAGCACATTCATGGATCACAGATCAAAAGATGAATTGCATCAGGACTGCTTGAGGCTGGCTACATGTCTGAAAACCAAAG ATAATAATGAAGATGAGTCCCCTGACCTCAAGGATCGCATCCACTTGGGGCTGTTCACAGACAGGGCTTCTCTACACAAGATGATTGATGTGGAAG GAAAGCATCACCTGGAGAATGGGCATCCAGAGCTCTTTCAGCAGCTTATGTTGTGGAAAGGAGATATGAAGGGTGTCCTCCAGGCAGCTGCCGAGAGGGGAGAGCTAACAGACCAGCTGGTAGCAATCTCGCCCATGG TTGGATATCAGGCCTGGGTTTGGACAGTAGAAGCCTTTGCGAAGCAGCTGTGTTTTCAGGAGCAATATGTGAAGGCTGCCTCCCATCTCCTGTCCATCCATAAAGTGTATGAGGCTGTTGAGCTCCTGAAAGTGAACCATTTTTACAG GGAAGCAATTGTAATTGCTAAGGCCAGGTTGCGTCCAGAAGATCCAATTCTGAGGGATCTCTACACCAGTTGGGCAGCTCTGTTAGAGAAAGATGGTCATTATTCCATGGCTGCCAAATG TTATTTGGGGGCTTCCTCACCCTATGATGCAGTTAAGGTGTTGGCAAAAAAGGGGGATGTGACATCCCTTAAAACTGCTGCTGAGCTTGCGCTGATATCTGGAGAGGAGGAGTTGTCAGCAACTTTGTCTTTCAGATGTGCCCAAGACCTGCTGTTATCCAGGAACTGGGTGGGAGCTCAGGAAGTCCTTCAGCAACATAAAACTTTATTT GGACAAAGACTTGTTTTCTGCCTTAACGAACTGCTTTGCAAGTGCCTTAGTGAAAGAAATCCCTGTGACCGAAAGAGCCCTGTGCCTCCCTGTTATCACAGCTGGGAGCTGAACAGAGAGGCCTCATTTTTTGACATGGTGATAGAAGTGTGGCAGAATGTATTGGGCATGGACACCACTGAACAAGCCACATGTGCACGGGAGCAGCTGCGCAGTATTGAGCATCCTCCTTCTACCAGCAACACACACCCAAAGCAG GTGCTTTTCCATATTTCCCATGACCTGACCCTTGCATCCCTGAGCTATCAGGCTGCTACCTGGGATGAGGCAGTGAAAAGTATTCTTGGCGCTGTGACCCGCAGTTATGATGCTGGTAATTTCACTCTGATGCAAGAGATTTGCAGTATCATCCTTCCTGAAG GCTGTGATAACCTGAGACACAAACTGGACAGCACAAATTCTCAGAGCATGGACGCTTGCAGAAGTTTAGAGGGCTTTGTGGCTTACGGACTGCTGTACGATCTGTGGTGGAACCCACCCAAAGACTCCCTTGTCTTGCAAAAGGCTGTGTTGGATCCTGTGCTGTGTCCCAGTGAGCAGACAGCTCTTGAGAAGAGCGGTGTCTCAGGTCAATCCTCCTTTGAAGAAACTCCTGATCAAACTGCAGTTGAGATGGATGAAAACCTCTGCAATACAACGGAAGTTCGTAGGTGTGAGACAGAAAGTGACTCAAGAACTAGCTCAGTCAATTTGGTAGACAGACAGTCAAAACTGAATGGCTGCAAAGTGCTTCTTTCAGAAGAGATTGCTGCTTTACAGAACACCCAGAGAGATATAGCTGAGGTCCAGCAGATTTTAGCAGATATGATCCGCCAGCATCAGCAACAGAGGAACAATCTCCAGGAAAACACAAATGGAAGCACCCAGGAAAGCAACATGCAGCAGAGTTCAGAGACTGAATCAGACAAACCatgctctggcagcagccagaTGAATTG TAAAGATGAAGTAAAGGAACCAATTATGCTCCCTGAGCTAACGAAGCAGCTtctaaaagcaaagcagaaactaGCAGAATTTCCAGACAATTTAAAG gTCTTCCCATTCCCCGACGTGCTGGAGTGCTGCCTTGTACTCCTTCACATTGGACCCCAGTGCCCTCCTGCACTGCACGAAGAGGCATTGGATCTCCTTAGGAAACACGGTAGTGCTAGTCTTCACAAAAAGGCTGGCAGAAGGTTCTTGACATGA